A segment of the Nasonia vitripennis strain AsymCx chromosome 2, Nvit_psr_1.1, whole genome shotgun sequence genome:
CCGCGTCGTAGAGACTGCGCGATACGGCTCTCCACGTCGAACACTTCGTCACGCGTCCCTCTTGTTCTCCTCTCTCCACGTCGAGCGAGATAGAGGGTGTGCAGGTACTCTGGAGGGTGTAGTGCGTAGTATGCATATAGTCGTCTTCATTCACGCGTCGTGTATACCGGCCAGCCGACAATGCTTCCCGCAGAGACGCGAGTCTAGTCTGCAGccagaggaggaggaggagtgcctaccttgcgcgcgcgtacgtgACGCGGCAGCTGATTATTTTTTCACCGCACAATTACCCGCTGCTGCGGCGGTGTTGCATCGTCGTTTTATTTTCGGCTGCGgaatatctctctcgctctctctctctctctcgctctctcaggCTTTTGCGCACAGACTCCGGTTTTGCACCTTGTTTTTTGGCTTCACGGACGAGTCGGCTCcgcgttataaaaaagggctGGTAATTTATGTAGGAGAGAGACCGTATCTCGCGTGGAGTGGATGGAAAACTGAAAATTGTGGTTTCTGCTTGATGGAAAAGAGGAAAGTCGAGGCTTATTTAACTTTTCCTTTTGCGCTTGCAACTATCGTGTTGGATTGTTAAATTGCAATGGTCATCACTCTATAAATGAAAACCGAGAACTTTTGTTTTAGCCGTTGGCGCAAGCTTGTATGCATTAGCTGTACACGTTTGTACCACAATATTCCAAATTATACGAGATTACACCTTCAAAGTCGCGGGAGTTTCAAGAGCAAACCCCTAGGCCCGCCAACTCAGCCGCTCATTGTTGCATGCCTCTTCTCCTTATCGTCTCATCCTCCCCTTGTCGAGGTGCGCATCTTCACTACCAGCCAGACTCGTCCACCCCTTACACTTGCAAAACTACCCATGCAACCCTGGACGAGTCGTCTCCCCACTCGATGTTTTTTGCCTTCAAGTTGGGGTAGGCCAGCGCGGAAAAGGCTTGGCCTGGGCGCCCGCAGGCAAAAAACGCGGATTCGCGGTCGCAGTCAGGTTTGGAAGCTCCGTGAGTTAGTACCTCCGTGTGCTTTGAGGACAAGCGACTCCGTGCGTTTTTTCAAACTCCTAAGGATCCTTTTCGCCTTTCCTGTGCACGACTCCTTATATTACAGTGTGGAGAAGTTGACTCGTAGCGAAGTTTTCGTGTTTGTAGAAAGATCAGTTTGGGAGACTTGACTACctccatgtgtgtgtgtatgtgtgtgtgtgtgtgtgtgtgcgcgacaACCAGTCGTGATACGAGGAGTGACAAAAGCATCCAGCTCAGAAGAAACTTCGTCCTCTTATATTCGTGAGAGTAATTAATTGCCTCATCTTTTTTCAATTGGTCTCGTTCAAATTCAGACTGCTCAAATTTTTtgagaacatttttttattcgtcCATATAAAAATGTTAGTGAAAGCACATAAATAACATGGTGTGTCGTCAAATTTATAAACTAATTTGATTATGAGgatttcaatgaattattttcattgCTGCATGGCAATCTTATTGGCGATGTATTAAGATAATTATATTAAGATTACGAAATACGTTAATAGGTCCAATCCTGAAATCCTAAGGTCCcgaaatgtaatataatatctATGTTTAACGATTTTAAAAAGTGCattttgttaatatataaGGGGATGTAATATTTAATTGGAGCTAAAGTTTTGCAGAACCTCCGAAAACACGAGGAGACATTGAGTATTTAAATTGTAGAAAAACCTAAAATAGTGCTTGGGTCTTCgtttttcattgcaagctttattttaaaagttatacgGAGTAGAAAGTCTGGAAAAAGTAGTCTTAATTAACTTTAGGGTCAATTGTTGTTCGTATTATCTTTATACGTGCGCCAGTATTTGGATTTATGCGGAAACCAACTATAAGtttagatttgaaaaaaaaaaacagtaaaacTATATCAGgtcaaaatgtaataataaatttgtgcATTTCGTAGGTCATTTTTTATCTGTTTATTTCTTTATCAACGCGTTGCATAAACATAAAGAGGAATAGAATCACGTAATTTTAACTGTGCATATTGTATCTTGAAAATAAAGAGTGTCGAGAAGGCTTTAGAAAATGTCGATGCATCAATGcataaaaactaaaagtttAGCATTACTTCAAAGTACTTAATGATGCgattacacattttttacattatgTGTTGaggttgaaaaaataatatttatcttttttcGAGGACAATTTTTACAATGACTTTCCTTATAGTAATCCGtgacaaaaattaataatggcTCGAGATACATAAATGAaatatgaatgataaatattgACAAGGTGATTGTGATACCGTACTTTAAAAGTGCCTCATTCGCTGGTATTGTTTCAAACCGTCTCTAACTCTTTTTGAACGAACACGTAAATCAAGACATGCTGTTGTTTTGTGATTGAAGCTATAAGTTCTATTAAAAATGtgagtttaattttttttaatagtttaataaATATACTGTTGGTATTTATTATAGAAATCTTGGGACACAGGATAgctttgtttttactttttcaaattatcGCACTGGTTTATTCAGATGGAAATGTGCCCACAGTTAAAACACCATTATGGGTACTGTTATCGGTCAGTACAAGACTTCTTACAAAGGCAGACTATATGAGGTCTATGAGGGATTTCCATATGCAAAGCCTCCGACAGGAAGTCTTCGATTCGAggttcattaaaaaaaactataactacttaaaaatgttatcacagtaaatgaatttttttgtgtgGTCCATTTAGGAACCAGTGCCTATTGGCCCTTGGGGAATTTTAAACGCTACGAACAGTAAATCAGTGTGTGCCCAGTATTTTGATATTCCTCCTGACAAAAATGGACTACCGGTGACTGAAGGTCGTGTTACAGGCTCCGATGATTGTCTTTATTTAAGTATTAATGTTCCAGTTTTGGAGGACACTAAACGAAAGCTACCAGTCATTTTTCTAATTCACGGAGGATCTTTTCAGTATGGCAACGGCTTAACATACGGCGCCAAAAATAAGTATCTGCTTGATAGGGATATCGGCTTCGTCTCTATTAATTATCGTCTTGGAATACTAGGTGAAATCTGTCACGATacttttcttcaaaaaatcataatatCACAAGTAATTAGTCTTACAGTTGTGAATTTCAAACACACTTTTTAAGTACCGAAGACGAGGTTCTCCCGGGAAATCTGGGTCTCAAAGATCAAAGTCTGTCTCTTCGCTGGACTTCGGAAAACATCGCATATTTTGGCGTCGATCCCAATAGAATTATCTTAGTGGGTTATAGTGCCGGATCTTCAAGTGTCCAATACCATTATCTTTCACCCCTCAGTCGTGGACTCTTCCATGGATCTATTGGATTAAGTGGAACGGTCTTCAATCCGTGGGGTTTTGCACTCGGCGCAAGAGAAAAAGCCCGAAAGCTGGGTGCTATATTCAATTGTCCAACACAGGATTCACGCAAGCTAGTAAACTGCCTGAAAGGAATACCTGCGCAATCTTTGTTGGCTGCTACGAAAGAATTCCAAGTAATGATGATCTTAATTTTACCAATCCATTATTCAAAACGATCTCGCGTTTTCGAATCTCCCTTATCTTCTTCGGGATTAATCTCATTAGATGAAACGTCCATCTTTACAATGTTTAATTATGACGATACGAGGAAATCCATAAAAAAACAGTCACAGTAAATTCTTCTTAaactcaaacaaaaattaagaattacaTACATTTAagattctttcattttttattaactgAATATTATCGTCATCTCTGAAAAAGACTAgcacatatttaaaaattatataatttaaaaccGTGATTTTTTAAGTCCCTAAATGATGTTGAGTTTGTTAAACAATAACAATCTATCGTGTTCTGCATAACATATAATAGAACAAGTAAAAATTGTCTAAATATCTTTCTACATATGGACGCTTGaactttatatttttattgtgaGTTTCCTCGCATATAGAATAATTTAACGCGGTACGTGCCCTTATACTATAATacgttttcaaaaattttcctaCTTTCAATGATTTCTAGTATTGGCAATTTATGCCTGAGGCTCCATTTACTCCTGTTATCGAAAAGGCGGATACTCGTCCTTTTATCAATAAATCACCCAAAGAAATTGCGAATGCAAAAGAAGTGTACGATGTTCCCGCTGTATTTGGTATGGTTAGCGATGAGGGATGTGACCCAGGGGCAGGTCATTATTTGTAATtctttttcatcatttataacttgcaattaatttttctaaataatgtAGTCTATGTAAACTATTCTTTAGGATATGCTCCTCATGATAACGTTCTTAAGGATCTGAATGACAATTGGATATCAATAGCACCTCATTCTCACCTTCTTCAATATAATTACACTTTACCGAGGAGACTGCATAAAATTTTAGCGGTTGCGGCTCGAAAGTTTTAttttggaaataaaaaaattaacacaaCCACGGCATCTGCATCGATACGCATGTTGTCGGATAAACATCATTTCACTGGTATAGAACAAGGGGTGAGGCTACAAGCTATGGTAACGAAAAGTCCGGtgtacttttattattattcttttcaCGGATCGCAAAGTCGCAGCGAAGATCTCAATCacactaaaaataattacggTATTGCTTACAATTATAAAACAACTTGGTTTTAAGATTCAAATTGTTTTGCATgatatttcatttattatttgtaatCAGGAGATGCCATAGCGATGATACGCTTCTTGTACTGGAAAATAATCTGACAGATCCAACGAAAACAGCGAAAGAGCTGGAAATGTCTGGTTTTCTTTTGGATATGTGGGAATCTGTTGCCTATAACGGGTTTGTAGTTATGTCTGCCTAACTTTTGTTCTATAATTTGTATTCTTATACCATATATTTCCATTTCAAGTGTTCCTAATGTTGGTGTTATATGGTAACCTACAGatatttcaaatgaaaaaataacattCTTACACATTTATGGACCAAGGAATTACAGTATGTCAGGCAATGCAAACTTAGGCCATAAACGCTTTTGGAGAAAGTTTTTTCCATCGCTTAAGTGATATGAAACATTTTATCAACTAATTTATCCGCCTTCTCCAGCTGCTATATAAAACCGATGGTATCATATTTAGTTCTTATACTGTACAAACTATATCTTACTCCTTGACTTGTTGTAGATGTTCAAATATTATGTAAGTTTAACAAAATACAAACTCACACAGCGGACACCCAACTCTCATTGGGTTCAACTCGTTGAGGATTTAAACGCTGTAAAAGTCGTGCGTTATATTAATTGGCTATAAATCAAAGACaaaaatttacaacttttcGCGTGGCATGTATTTACGAAGGGCTATATGACCGTGATTTTTATGAGCCAATAATGTGATGCGGTAAACAGAAATTGTATCTTAAACGTAGTCTTGAAAACATCCCAacgaaacatttttattatacaaagaaaataatgcTCGCCATTGGTGGATGAACTAATAGTTATTTATAGAGCTATGCTATggtgtattataaaaattcctttattataaaatcaattCAATAGTCGTATTTCAAGCTTTATGCGCTGATTATTAATCGACCGTCTATGTAGTATAGTCTgagagaaaaccagattaaaaaaaccgtaaaaatattacgtGTTTTGCACACGTGTTTCCCGCCGCTTCCACTCACCgcaataattcatttttcgaAATATGCCAGACGTCGCCATTGGCTAAACGCGCGGCTCTGCCAACATCTTGCCCTGCGCACAGCTTATACAAAGCCCGCGCTCTCCGACATCGTTCTGGCGTTGACCAGCGGATTCAAAAATCAACGACCATCGATATCATACATTCGCGCTCATGTGCGCACGCTCCGAATTAGTCGCGTCGATAAATCAAAAGACGTACGAGCTCGATATATACGCGTGCGCTTAACGTCCACATAGATCGCCTCGGAAACTGGGAAAACGAAAATGTCGCGTGCTAATGTAGCGCGAAACTTTCCACGtgtgcgtctctctctctctctctctctctctctctctctctctctctctttctctctctttcggtgCCATTCACACATCCGCGCAAATATAGCCTCAAAGAAAGCCGCGAAATAAGCTCATCTCGCTGCCGGTTTTCCTGGCACGGAGCCGAGGCAGCGGCAGTGTGGCTCGTGGATATTACGCACACAATACGCACGGAGAGACGCGAAATCCGAAACTGCGGGCTCGGAAAAGTATATAGGTAGAAATGTGGGAGACTTGGCTGGGACGATCGTATGCGAGATCGTTTCGGCATTGAGCGAAAGCTCGAGATAGGACGCGATGAAATGTGAAGAATTATTGTCACGCGGAAGCTGCGGGCTGTACTCGTATGCTCTTTTTGATTTCGCAACTATTTTTAACGTTTATATGCTCCGATTTGATTTGCTTTTCGCTGACAACCCGACATTGAAAATGAATTCATAGATGCGATAAAAGTCTATTTTTAAGTTTATGCATTAGCGGATAA
Coding sequences within it:
- the LOC116416187 gene encoding venom carboxylesterase-6-like; amino-acid sequence: MGTVIGQYKTSYKGRLYEVYEGFPYAKPPTGSLRFEEPVPIGPWGILNATNSKSVCAQYFDIPPDKNGLPVTEGRVTGSDDCLYLSINVPVLEDTKRKLPVIFLIHGGSFQYGNGLTYGAKNKYLLDRDIGFVSINYRLGILGFLSTEDEVLPGNLGLKDQSLSLRWTSENIAYFGVDPNRIILVGYSAGSSSVQYHYLSPLSRGLFHGSIGLSGTVFNPWGFALGAREKARKLGAIFNCPTQDSRKLVNCLKGIPAQSLLAATKEFQYWQFMPEAPFTPVIEKADTRPFINKSPKEIANAKEVYDVPAVFGMVSDEGCDPGAGYAPHDNVLKDLNDNWISIAPHSHLLQYNYTLPRRLHKILAVAARKFYFGNKKINTTTASASIRMLSDKHHFTGIEQGVRLQAMVTKSPVYFYYYSFHGSQSRSEDLNHTKNNYGDAIAMIRFLYWKII